One genomic region from Streptomyces venezuelae encodes:
- a CDS encoding serine/threonine-protein kinase, whose translation MTVIAGRYRLLDVLAEGATGTVWRALDETLVHEVALKELRVPAGLPADEAPLLYARLERGARAAARISHPSVVRVHGVATEDGRPWVAMELVRGLSLAETLEAGGPLPPPEAARVGAETLAALRAARAAGVPHRGVDPGHVLLANDGRVVVTGFGTGITTPPEAEPDAAAELRSLGALLDTAVGGRPGPLASVIGRLLGEDPEPALTADQAERELRRAAPGGAPRAGGGSPRAESDTTRRPPTASEGDEGARGGGPAPAPAGARPPRRSARPRRGPVLAAGLVGALLITGALTYHLVRDGEPGAGPGPGGVTSTAPAGPGPTGTGDGSATPPR comes from the coding sequence ATGACGGTGATCGCGGGTCGTTACCGGCTGCTGGACGTCCTCGCGGAAGGGGCGACGGGCACGGTCTGGCGCGCCCTCGACGAGACGCTCGTCCATGAGGTGGCCCTCAAGGAGCTCCGCGTCCCGGCCGGACTCCCCGCCGACGAAGCCCCCCTGCTGTACGCGCGCCTGGAGCGCGGGGCGCGGGCGGCCGCCCGGATCTCCCACCCGTCGGTGGTGCGGGTGCACGGCGTGGCCACCGAGGACGGCCGGCCGTGGGTCGCGATGGAGCTGGTCCGCGGCCTCAGCCTGGCCGAGACGCTGGAGGCCGGCGGTCCGCTGCCCCCGCCGGAGGCCGCTCGCGTCGGCGCGGAGACCCTCGCCGCGCTCCGGGCGGCGCGCGCGGCGGGCGTCCCCCACCGGGGCGTGGACCCGGGACACGTCCTGCTCGCCAACGACGGACGGGTCGTCGTCACCGGCTTCGGTACGGGGATCACCACCCCGCCGGAGGCCGAACCGGACGCGGCGGCGGAGCTGCGGTCCCTCGGAGCGCTCCTCGACACCGCCGTGGGAGGCCGGCCCGGGCCGCTGGCCTCGGTGATCGGGCGGCTCCTCGGCGAGGACCCGGAGCCGGCCCTGACGGCGGATCAGGCCGAGCGGGAGCTGCGGCGGGCGGCGCCGGGCGGTGCGCCGCGGGCCGGCGGCGGGTCCCCGCGTGCGGAGTCCGACACCACGAGGAGGCCCCCGACCGCGAGCGAGGGTGACGAGGGGGCGCGCGGCGGGGGTCCGGCGCCGGCTCCCGCGGGAGCGCGGCCGCCCCGGCGATCGGCACGGCCCCGCCGGGGCCCGGTCCTCGCGGCCGGGCTGGTCGGGGCCCTGCTGATCACCGGGGCGTTGACGTACCACCTCGTGCGGGACGGGGAGCCGGGAGCCGGTCCCGGTCCGGGCGGGGTCACGAGCACCGCTCCGGCCGGTCCCGGCCCGACGGGCACCGGGGACGGATCCGCTACACCGCCCCGTTGA
- a CDS encoding CaiB/BaiF CoA transferase family protein, translating to MSTQPLPLEGITVVAVEQAVAAPFATRQLADLGARVVKIERPDGGDFARGYDTAARGLASHFVWCNRGKESVAVDLKDPRGLALARRLVAGADVFVQNLAQGAAARLGLDAATLCAAHPRLIAVDVSGYGAAGPYAHKRAYDMLVQCEAGLVSVTGTPDQPVKSGIPAADIAAGMYAFSGVLAALVRRGTTGRGGPVEVSLLDSLAEWMGHPLHHGSHGGTSPARTGLAHAVIAPYDAYPTADGGLVLLSVQNDREWRRLAERVIGRPELAEDPAFATNTARVAGRAATDAVVAEALAPLTAPEALARLDAAGVACARLNSVAELADHPQLTARDRWRPVDSPVGPLRSLLPPIVFPDGPEPRMDRIPALGQDTDEVLGELGVSETERKELRSAGVIA from the coding sequence ATGAGCACTCAGCCACTCCCCCTCGAAGGGATCACGGTCGTCGCCGTCGAGCAGGCCGTCGCCGCCCCCTTCGCCACCCGGCAGCTCGCGGACCTCGGCGCCCGTGTCGTCAAGATCGAGCGCCCCGACGGCGGGGACTTCGCCCGGGGGTACGACACGGCCGCCCGCGGCCTCGCCTCGCACTTCGTGTGGTGCAACCGCGGCAAGGAGTCGGTGGCGGTCGATCTCAAAGACCCCCGGGGTCTGGCGCTCGCCCGGCGCCTGGTGGCCGGCGCCGACGTCTTCGTACAGAACCTGGCGCAGGGCGCCGCGGCCCGACTCGGCCTCGACGCCGCCACGCTGTGCGCCGCGCACCCGCGGCTGATCGCCGTGGACGTCTCGGGGTACGGGGCGGCGGGTCCGTACGCGCACAAGCGGGCGTACGACATGCTCGTGCAGTGCGAGGCGGGGCTCGTCTCGGTGACCGGCACGCCGGACCAGCCGGTCAAGTCGGGGATCCCGGCGGCCGACATCGCCGCCGGGATGTACGCCTTCTCGGGCGTCCTCGCCGCACTCGTCCGGCGCGGCACGACCGGGCGCGGCGGCCCGGTGGAGGTCTCCCTGCTCGACTCACTGGCCGAGTGGATGGGGCATCCGTTGCACCACGGGTCGCACGGAGGCACGAGCCCGGCGCGAACGGGGCTCGCGCACGCGGTGATCGCCCCGTACGACGCCTATCCGACGGCCGACGGGGGCTTGGTGCTGCTCTCCGTGCAGAACGACCGCGAGTGGCGGCGGCTCGCCGAGCGGGTCATCGGCCGCCCCGAGCTCGCCGAGGACCCGGCCTTCGCGACGAACACGGCGCGGGTCGCCGGGCGCGCGGCGACCGACGCGGTGGTGGCTGAGGCGCTGGCCCCGCTCACGGCCCCGGAGGCGCTGGCGCGGCTCGACGCGGCGGGTGTCGCCTGCGCCCGGCTCAACTCGGTCGCGGAGCTCGCGGACCATCCCCAGCTGACGGCGAGGGACCGCTGGCGGCCGGTGGACTCCCCGGTCGGGCCGCTGCGTTCGCTGCTGCCGCCGATCGTCTTCCCGGACGGTCCGGAGCCGCGCATGGACCGGATCCCGGCGCTCGGACAGGACACGGACGAGGTCCTCGGGGAGCTCGGGGTGTCCGAGACGGAGCGGAAGGAGCTCAGGAGCGCGGGTGTGATCGCCTGA
- a CDS encoding ABC transporter permease, with product MSALVHDGTAVLGRHLQRIRHAPAITVMTQTMPIVFLLFFGYVFGSALAMPGAEYRAYLVPGILVATAAGGLMTGMFQAAQDSHRGVMDRFRTLPVSRAAVPLGQALADLVASAVGTVPLILVGLAMGWRIEGTALEALGAFGLLLLFRFATTWIGILLGLASQSEEAAGQLGSATFMLPLLSNAYIPTEGMPGWLRTVAEWNPISAVTAAVRKLFGNAPVPADAAWPVAHPVAGALLWSLALIALFAPLAVRRYARR from the coding sequence GTGAGCGCGCTCGTGCACGACGGGACCGCCGTTCTCGGCCGCCATCTCCAGCGGATCCGGCACGCCCCGGCCATCACCGTCATGACCCAGACGATGCCGATCGTCTTCCTCCTCTTCTTCGGGTACGTCTTCGGCAGCGCGCTCGCCATGCCGGGCGCCGAGTACCGGGCCTACCTGGTCCCCGGCATCCTCGTGGCGACGGCGGCCGGCGGCCTGATGACGGGCATGTTCCAGGCCGCCCAGGACTCGCACCGGGGCGTCATGGACCGCTTCCGGACCCTGCCCGTGAGCCGGGCCGCGGTCCCCCTCGGGCAGGCCCTCGCCGACCTGGTGGCGAGCGCGGTCGGCACGGTCCCGCTGATCCTCGTCGGACTCGCCATGGGCTGGCGGATCGAGGGCACGGCCCTGGAGGCCCTGGGCGCCTTCGGCCTGCTGCTCCTTTTCCGCTTCGCGACGACCTGGATCGGCATCCTGCTCGGCCTCGCCTCGCAGAGCGAGGAGGCGGCGGGCCAGCTGGGCAGCGCCACCTTCATGCTGCCGCTGCTCTCCAACGCGTACATCCCGACGGAGGGCATGCCGGGCTGGCTGCGGACCGTCGCCGAGTGGAACCCGATCTCGGCGGTCACGGCGGCGGTACGGAAGCTCTTCGGCAACGCGCCCGTACCGGCGGACGCGGCCTGGCCGGTGGCGCACCCGGTGGCGGGGGCGCTGCTCTGGTCGCTCGCCCTGATCGCGCTCTTCGCCCCGCTCGCGGTCCGCCGCTATGCCCGCCGCTGA
- a CDS encoding ATP-binding cassette domain-containing protein, which yields MTTTYAVLSEGLRKRYGEVHALRGLDLAVPEGTVCGVLGPNGAGKTTAVRVLTTLVAPDAGSARVAGHDVVRDPAGVRGKIAVTGQYASVDGDLTGAENLRLFARLLRAPRSRAGELLERFGLTAAADRPAHTYSGGMRRRLDLAASLLVRPEVLFLDEPTTGLDPYSRNGIWDVVRELAAEGTTVLLTTQYLEEADRLADDIVLIDDGRVAQRGTPAELKALIGHHAEVVVADPALLEAAAAVLDRLTGSAPLLDAERRTVGAVTADTTLTLPRLVREIDAAGVHIVDASLRPPTLDEVFLRLTARKEPAA from the coding sequence ATGACGACTACGTACGCTGTACTTAGTGAGGGTCTGCGGAAGCGATACGGCGAGGTCCACGCACTGCGCGGGCTCGACCTGGCCGTCCCCGAGGGCACGGTCTGCGGCGTCCTCGGCCCCAACGGCGCCGGCAAGACCACCGCCGTCCGGGTCCTGACGACGCTGGTCGCGCCCGACGCGGGCAGCGCGCGGGTCGCCGGGCACGACGTGGTGCGCGACCCGGCGGGCGTCCGCGGCAAGATCGCGGTCACCGGCCAGTACGCCTCCGTCGACGGCGACCTGACCGGAGCCGAGAACCTCAGGCTCTTCGCCCGGCTGCTGCGCGCCCCGCGCTCCCGCGCCGGCGAACTCCTGGAGCGGTTCGGCCTGACCGCCGCGGCAGACCGGCCCGCACACACCTACTCGGGCGGGATGCGGCGCCGCCTCGACCTGGCCGCGAGCCTCCTCGTCCGGCCCGAGGTCCTCTTCCTCGACGAGCCGACGACCGGCCTCGACCCGTACAGCCGGAACGGCATCTGGGACGTCGTAAGGGAGTTGGCGGCCGAGGGCACCACCGTCCTGCTGACCACCCAGTACCTGGAGGAGGCCGACCGGCTCGCCGACGACATCGTCCTGATCGACGACGGGCGGGTCGCCCAGCGCGGCACACCCGCCGAGCTCAAGGCGCTCATCGGCCACCACGCCGAGGTCGTCGTCGCCGACCCCGCGCTCCTGGAGGCGGCCGCCGCCGTCCTCGACCGGCTCACCGGCTCGGCCCCGCTCCTGGACGCCGAGCGGCGCACGGTCGGCGCGGTGACCGCGGACACCACCCTCACCCTCCCCCGGCTCGTCCGCGAGATCGACGCCGCCGGGGTCCACATCGTCGACGCGTCCCTGCGTCCGCCCACCCTCGACGAGGTGTTCCTGCGCCTCACCGCCCGGAAGGAGCCCGCAGCGTGA
- a CDS encoding TetR/AcrR family transcriptional regulator, whose translation MAGRAAEPEVIWARPERAGRGPKPAYSRSDIVAAAVRVADADGIDAVSMRRLAGDIGCGTMSLYNYVPRKEDLYELMVDAVSAEYELSDPLGTSAGDWRADMIDMGRQARGILHRHPWVIRLMTTGYAYGPNALRFLEHCLGCLDGLDLPGGAKMELIASVNGTVMTIVANEIALAERARSLPWSGEQEQAVRGAYLMRQLAGGGYPRLAAVLASAGAEPPDPEEIFERTLGRVLDSFVP comes from the coding sequence ATGGCGGGCCGAGCGGCCGAACCGGAAGTGATCTGGGCACGGCCCGAGCGCGCGGGCCGCGGCCCCAAACCGGCCTACAGCCGGAGCGACATCGTGGCCGCCGCCGTCCGTGTCGCCGACGCCGACGGCATCGACGCGGTCTCGATGCGCCGCCTCGCGGGCGACATCGGCTGCGGCACGATGTCGCTCTACAACTACGTCCCGCGCAAGGAGGACCTGTACGAGCTGATGGTGGACGCCGTCAGCGCCGAGTACGAACTCTCCGACCCGCTCGGCACGTCCGCTGGCGACTGGCGCGCGGACATGATCGACATGGGCCGGCAGGCGCGCGGGATCCTGCACCGCCACCCCTGGGTGATCCGCCTGATGACCACCGGCTACGCCTACGGCCCGAACGCCCTGCGGTTCCTGGAGCACTGCCTCGGCTGCCTGGACGGCCTCGACCTGCCGGGCGGCGCCAAGATGGAACTGATCGCGAGCGTCAACGGCACCGTGATGACCATCGTCGCCAACGAGATCGCCCTCGCCGAGCGCGCCCGCTCCCTGCCCTGGTCCGGAGAGCAGGAGCAGGCCGTCCGCGGCGCCTATCTGATGCGGCAGCTCGCCGGCGGCGGCTACCCCCGGCTGGCGGCGGTCCTGGCCTCGGCCGGGGCCGAGCCCCCCGACCCCGAGGAGATCTTCGAGCGGACGCTGGGGCGGGTGCTCGACTCGTTCGTCCCCTAG